Proteins encoded together in one Rossellomorea sp. y25 window:
- a CDS encoding YqhR family membrane protein has product MAEQKGQHEKIQDGTEESKENPRLEQNQGEKPLSFMGMVVVTGFIGGMLWSAIAYLCYFFSFTKIEPNIIFEPWAVGDWVDKWIGIVLSILAYGVISIGVALIYYGLLRKFKSMWVGVAYGAALYLAFFLLLNPLFPSIQSFTSIDYHTLITTFCLYILYGVFIGYSISYEENELRHQDQKEKSGEVSH; this is encoded by the coding sequence ATGGCGGAACAAAAAGGACAACATGAAAAGATTCAGGATGGAACAGAAGAAAGCAAGGAGAATCCCCGATTAGAGCAAAATCAGGGTGAAAAACCACTTTCATTCATGGGAATGGTGGTTGTGACGGGCTTTATTGGTGGAATGTTATGGAGTGCAATTGCCTACCTTTGTTACTTTTTTTCCTTTACGAAAATTGAGCCTAATATCATTTTTGAGCCATGGGCGGTTGGGGACTGGGTGGACAAATGGATTGGAATCGTTCTTTCTATATTGGCTTACGGAGTGATTTCTATTGGAGTGGCCCTTATCTATTATGGTTTATTGAGGAAATTCAAGTCCATGTGGGTTGGAGTTGCTTATGGTGCAGCGTTATACCTGGCTTTCTTTTTACTGCTCAACCCACTCTTTCCGAGCATTCAATCCTTTACATCCATTGATTATCACACCCTGATCACAACCTTCTGCTTGTATATTTTATATGGTGTATTTATTGGCTACTCCATTTCCTATGAAGAAAACGAGTTGAGACATCAAGATCAGAAAGAAAAATCAGGTGAAGTTTCACATTAA
- a CDS encoding SA1362 family protein, with product MNARNIFVSTLILLAIVGLVTSLFGNPLGLAKQLLVTAAVIGIIYFIYRRWFSGRRAGNSNEQRAFVKAAKQSKKRHKKKSSSRPQQVSNAQKKRSIRKKSNANLTVIEGKKNKKNNRASF from the coding sequence TTGAACGCTCGTAATATCTTTGTTTCCACATTAATATTGTTAGCTATAGTAGGGCTCGTAACTTCCCTATTCGGAAATCCTTTAGGGCTTGCAAAACAATTACTGGTAACAGCAGCCGTCATCGGGATTATCTACTTTATATACCGAAGATGGTTCAGCGGGAGGCGGGCTGGTAATAGTAATGAACAGAGAGCGTTTGTTAAAGCAGCCAAGCAATCGAAGAAGCGTCATAAGAAGAAGTCTTCAAGTAGGCCTCAACAAGTATCAAACGCCCAAAAGAAACGTTCGATACGCAAGAAATCCAATGCCAATCTGACTGTAATTGAAGGAAAGAAGAATAAGAAAAACAATCGAGCCTCGTTTTAG
- a CDS encoding patatin-like phospholipase family protein yields the protein MDIDGVFSGGGIKGLALIGAYQALEEKGYRFKRLAGTSAGAVIAAFIAAGYSSRELLKIMDDIDFNKLLDSNEIISFPIIKWFRVYHRLGLYKGVALENWVEEKLKARGIYTFADLPPHSLRVIASDLSNGRLLVLPDDLEKYGIAKETFPVARAIRMSASLPYFFEPVKLRSLEGISFMVDGGVLSNFPMWLFDRENVKKVRPVIGVKLSHDLVGKPKKQIKNAIDMYEALFTTMKDAHDSRYISRKHEKNIIFIPTEGVLTTEFELTPERKTELIRYGKSKAEAFLQKWTY from the coding sequence GTGGACATCGATGGCGTTTTTTCAGGCGGAGGCATCAAGGGGCTCGCCTTGATTGGGGCATATCAAGCATTAGAGGAGAAGGGCTACAGATTTAAGAGGCTCGCAGGAACGAGTGCAGGAGCAGTGATTGCAGCATTTATTGCTGCAGGTTATTCGAGCAGGGAGCTTTTGAAAATCATGGATGATATAGATTTTAATAAATTGCTGGACTCAAACGAGATCATCTCCTTTCCTATTATAAAATGGTTTCGGGTTTACCATCGTTTAGGTTTGTATAAAGGAGTGGCGCTTGAAAACTGGGTGGAAGAAAAGCTGAAGGCTAGAGGGATCTATACGTTCGCCGATTTACCTCCCCATTCACTCCGGGTGATCGCTTCAGATCTATCGAACGGCAGATTATTAGTTCTCCCTGACGACCTTGAGAAGTATGGAATAGCTAAAGAAACCTTTCCTGTTGCAAGGGCGATACGAATGAGTGCGAGTCTTCCTTATTTTTTCGAACCTGTAAAGTTACGATCTTTAGAAGGAATAAGTTTTATGGTGGATGGTGGGGTGCTCAGTAATTTTCCAATGTGGCTGTTCGATCGGGAAAATGTGAAAAAGGTGAGGCCGGTAATAGGGGTGAAGTTAAGTCACGATCTAGTCGGAAAGCCGAAAAAACAAATCAAGAATGCGATTGATATGTATGAAGCCCTCTTTACTACGATGAAAGATGCACATGATTCCAGATACATTTCCAGAAAACATGAAAAAAACATCATCTTTATTCCTACTGAAGGAGTGCTCACAACCGAATTCGAGTTAACCCCAGAAAGGAAAACAGAGCTCATCCGGTACGGAAAATCAAAAGCTGAAGCATTTCTGCAAAAATGGACATATTAA
- a CDS encoding vitamin B12-dependent ribonucleotide reductase, translating to MTVASKNTMKLNIERLNQDIGLFPQVHPITPDMNTTHKGVSRLVMIDRYSFKDTEKITLSEGDFVVLTIKEDPKFPARGLGYITSIDWETKKADVWIEEEYRSAIDKPEEMETGIVSRTLDVIEKPLEVYYEQIAKRNATGLAEVEETPEKRQVWFEKFYHELVNLHFVPAGRVLYGAGAGTDVTYFNCYVMPFVQDSREGISEHRKQVMEIMSRGGGVGTNGSTLRPRNTLAKGVNGKSSGSVSWLDDIAKLTHLVEQGGSRRGAQMIMLSDWHPDIIEFIISKMQNPRILRYLLENTEDETIKKAAQDKLKFTPLTEQEEAMYQGILNYRQIPGYGGFDAKILKNAEEKLRTGGTYSVHNSEFLTGANISVCLTSDFMEAVENDREYELRFPDVESYNEEQMKYYNEEWHNVGDVREWEKLGYKVRTYRKIKAKELWNLINVCATYSAEPGIFFIDNANDMTNAKAYGQKVVATNPCGEQPLAPYSVCNLAAVNLAQFANKETKTVDFEKLKRTVEVGVRMQDNVIDATPYFLDENKKQALGERRVGLGVMGLADLLIYCEKEYGSEEGNQLVDEVFEAIATTAYRASVELSKEKGSFPFLTGSTDEETKALRKAFVETGFMKKMPEDVRDDIQHYGIRNSHLLTVAPTGSTGTMVGVSTGLEPYFSFTYYRSGRLGKFIEVKADIVEDYLKRNPEADADNLPEWFVSSMSLAPQAHADVQCVIQNWIDSSISKTVNAPRGYTVEQVEKVYERLYKGGAKGGTVYVDGSRDSQVLTLKAEENSFDDEHEAEQKEIPTTKKPIVLLDTIQDVRSTDVTIGSEVGNTCPVCRKGTVKDMGGCNTCTNCGAQLKCGL from the coding sequence ATGACTGTTGCGTCGAAAAACACAATGAAATTAAACATCGAAAGATTAAATCAGGATATCGGATTATTTCCTCAAGTACATCCCATTACACCGGATATGAATACTACACACAAAGGTGTATCCCGTCTTGTCATGATTGATCGTTATTCTTTCAAAGACACGGAAAAAATCACCCTTTCTGAAGGAGACTTTGTAGTCCTCACCATCAAAGAAGATCCTAAATTCCCTGCAAGAGGGTTAGGTTACATCACAAGCATCGATTGGGAAACGAAGAAAGCAGATGTTTGGATCGAAGAAGAGTACAGAAGTGCCATAGACAAACCTGAAGAAATGGAAACGGGTATCGTTTCTAGAACACTTGATGTAATTGAAAAACCTCTCGAAGTCTACTACGAACAAATTGCAAAGCGTAACGCAACAGGCTTAGCAGAAGTGGAAGAAACTCCTGAAAAGAGACAAGTTTGGTTTGAGAAGTTCTATCATGAATTGGTGAACCTGCATTTTGTTCCTGCTGGTCGAGTGCTTTATGGAGCGGGTGCCGGAACGGATGTTACGTACTTTAACTGTTACGTGATGCCTTTCGTACAGGATTCACGTGAAGGGATTTCAGAACATCGCAAGCAGGTAATGGAGATCATGAGCCGAGGCGGGGGAGTCGGAACGAATGGATCGACGCTTCGTCCGCGCAATACCCTTGCAAAAGGTGTGAACGGTAAATCCTCCGGTTCGGTTTCCTGGCTGGATGACATCGCCAAATTGACTCATTTGGTTGAGCAGGGCGGTTCAAGACGCGGGGCACAAATGATCATGTTATCAGATTGGCATCCCGATATTATCGAATTCATCATTTCTAAAATGCAAAACCCGCGTATTCTGCGTTATCTCCTTGAGAATACAGAAGATGAAACCATTAAAAAAGCGGCACAGGATAAATTGAAATTCACCCCTCTGACGGAACAAGAGGAAGCGATGTATCAAGGAATCCTGAACTATAGACAAATCCCCGGGTATGGTGGGTTTGATGCGAAGATCCTTAAGAATGCAGAAGAAAAGCTGCGTACAGGCGGAACATATAGCGTCCATAATTCAGAGTTTCTGACAGGTGCCAATATTTCTGTTTGTTTAACAAGCGACTTTATGGAAGCTGTGGAAAACGATCGTGAGTATGAACTCCGCTTCCCGGATGTTGAAAGTTACAATGAAGAGCAAATGAAATACTACAATGAAGAATGGCACAATGTCGGTGACGTCCGAGAGTGGGAAAAGCTTGGATACAAAGTCCGTACCTACCGTAAGATCAAAGCGAAAGAGCTTTGGAATCTTATCAATGTTTGTGCAACGTATTCAGCTGAGCCTGGAATCTTCTTTATTGATAACGCGAATGATATGACGAATGCGAAAGCTTATGGTCAAAAGGTAGTTGCTACCAACCCATGTGGTGAACAGCCTCTTGCTCCTTATTCAGTGTGTAATCTGGCAGCCGTGAATCTGGCTCAGTTTGCCAATAAAGAGACGAAAACCGTTGATTTCGAAAAGTTGAAGCGTACCGTTGAAGTGGGTGTTCGCATGCAGGATAATGTCATTGATGCGACTCCGTACTTCCTGGATGAAAACAAAAAGCAGGCCCTTGGTGAGCGACGTGTCGGCCTTGGGGTTATGGGGCTTGCAGACTTGTTGATCTATTGTGAAAAAGAATACGGTTCAGAAGAAGGTAACCAGCTGGTTGATGAGGTGTTCGAAGCCATCGCAACAACCGCTTATCGTGCATCCGTTGAATTATCCAAGGAAAAGGGAAGCTTCCCATTCCTTACTGGAAGTACCGACGAAGAAACGAAGGCTTTACGAAAAGCGTTTGTGGAAACAGGTTTCATGAAGAAAATGCCTGAGGATGTACGGGATGACATTCAACACTACGGGATTCGAAACTCTCATCTGTTAACCGTTGCTCCAACAGGTTCAACAGGTACGATGGTTGGTGTATCTACAGGTCTCGAGCCATACTTCTCCTTCACATATTACAGAAGCGGCCGTCTTGGTAAGTTTATTGAAGTAAAAGCGGATATTGTAGAGGATTACTTAAAGAGAAATCCGGAAGCAGATGCTGACAATCTTCCAGAATGGTTTGTATCTTCCATGAGCCTGGCGCCACAAGCACATGCTGATGTTCAATGTGTCATCCAGAATTGGATTGACAGCTCCATTTCGAAAACCGTTAATGCCCCTCGTGGTTATACGGTTGAGCAAGTAGAAAAAGTGTATGAGCGTCTTTATAAAGGTGGAGCAAAAGGCGGTACGGTGTACGTTGATGGAAGCCGTGATTCGCAAGTTCTTACCCTCAAAGCAGAAGAAAACAGCTTTGATGACGAGCATGAAGCAGAACAAAAAGAGATTCCTACAACTAAAAAGCCGATCGTGTTACTCGATACGATTCAAGACGTGCGTTCAACAGACGTTACCATTGGTTCTGAAGTTGGAAATACGTGTCCTGTCTGCCGTAAAGGAACGGTAAAAGATATGGGCGGCTGCAATACTTGTACCAACTGCGGTGCTCAACTGAAGTGCGGTTTATAA
- a CDS encoding biotin/lipoate A/B protein ligase family protein, giving the protein MKKETWRFIDSGNCSPSYNMALDEALLDWHSEGKIPPTIRFYGWDPATLSIGYFQKVEKEINLEAVKEHGLGFVRRPTGGRGVLHEHELTYSVIVSEDHPEMPKTVTEAYRVISEGILKGFQGLGLEAYFAVPKTAEEREGLKNPRSAVCFDAPSWYELVVEGRKVAGSAQTRQKGVILQHGSILLDLDEDKLFSLFNYPSDRVKERMQRAFKNKAVAMNEISSETVTMDMAKEAFKKGFEEGLNIHLEPYELSEEETQYVVDLAETRYESDDWNFKR; this is encoded by the coding sequence ATGAAAAAGGAAACATGGAGATTCATTGACTCAGGGAATTGTTCCCCTTCTTATAATATGGCCCTTGATGAGGCGCTACTCGATTGGCATAGTGAAGGGAAGATTCCTCCGACGATTCGTTTTTACGGTTGGGATCCCGCGACACTATCGATTGGCTACTTCCAAAAGGTAGAAAAGGAAATCAATCTTGAAGCCGTTAAGGAGCACGGACTCGGATTCGTCAGAAGACCGACTGGAGGCAGGGGGGTTCTGCATGAACATGAATTGACGTACAGCGTCATTGTTTCAGAAGATCATCCTGAAATGCCTAAAACAGTAACGGAAGCGTATCGTGTCATCTCGGAAGGAATTCTAAAGGGATTTCAGGGCCTGGGCCTTGAAGCCTACTTTGCTGTTCCGAAAACAGCAGAAGAGAGGGAAGGATTAAAAAATCCACGTTCAGCTGTTTGTTTTGATGCACCCAGCTGGTATGAACTGGTGGTTGAAGGAAGGAAAGTGGCAGGCAGTGCCCAGACGCGTCAAAAGGGCGTCATCCTCCAGCACGGCTCTATCCTCCTGGATCTTGACGAAGATAAATTGTTTAGTCTGTTTAATTATCCATCTGACAGGGTAAAAGAGCGTATGCAGCGAGCTTTTAAAAACAAGGCCGTTGCGATGAACGAAATCAGTTCTGAAACGGTCACCATGGACATGGCCAAGGAAGCGTTCAAAAAAGGTTTTGAAGAAGGACTGAATATCCACCTGGAACCATATGAACTTTCTGAAGAGGAAACACAATATGTTGTGGACCTTGCCGAAACCCGGTACGAATCAGATGATTGGAATTTTAAACGATAA
- a CDS encoding rhodanese-like domain-containing protein, with translation MEGLYILLVVLGGIIVYSLFTFFYQKRIVNTLTEEEFRAGYRKAQLIDVREANEFENGHVLGARNIPLSQIKMRQKEIRADQPVYLYCQSGLRSGRAAQMLHRKGYRDLHQLQGGFKKWTGKVKHKK, from the coding sequence ATGGAAGGATTATATATTCTTTTAGTCGTACTTGGTGGAATCATTGTTTATTCACTCTTTACGTTCTTCTATCAAAAGAGAATTGTGAATACATTGACTGAAGAAGAATTTCGAGCAGGATATCGTAAAGCTCAATTGATAGATGTTCGTGAAGCGAATGAATTTGAAAACGGTCACGTACTTGGCGCACGAAATATCCCCCTATCTCAAATAAAAATGAGACAAAAGGAAATCCGTGCCGATCAACCCGTTTACCTTTATTGCCAAAGCGGACTCCGCAGCGGACGAGCAGCTCAAATGCTTCACCGCAAAGGATACCGAGATCTTCACCAATTGCAGGGCGGCTTTAAAAAGTGGACAGGTAAAGTAAAACATAAAAAATAA
- the gcvPB gene encoding aminomethyl-transferring glycine dehydrogenase subunit GcvPB, with protein MNKQDQPLIFELSKEGRVGYSLPELDVPQVELSDLIPSDYIRSEEPELPEVSELDIMRHYTALSKRNHGVDSGFYPLGSCTMKYNPKVNENVARLNGFAHINPLQEAESVQGALELMYDLQEHLKEITGMDEVTLQPAAGAHGEWTGLMMIRAYHEANGDTHRTKVIVPDSAHGTNPASATVAGFETVTVKSNENGLVDLEDLKRVVGDDTAALMLTNPNTLGLFEENILEMAAIIHEAGGKLYYDGANLNAVLSKARPGDMGFDVVHLNLHKTFTGPHGGGGPGSGPVGVKEDLIKYLPKPVLVKNGEKFEFDYNRPDSIGRVKPYYGNFGINVRAYTYIRTMGPDGLRAVTENAVLNANYMMRRLAPHFDLPYDRHCKHEFVISGKRQKKLGVRTLDIAKRLLDFGYHPPTIYFPLNVEECMMIEPTETESKETLDSFIDAMIQIAKEAEETPEIVQEAPHTTIVKRMDETLAARKPILRYTKES; from the coding sequence ATGAATAAGCAAGATCAACCTCTTATTTTTGAATTATCTAAAGAAGGCCGTGTCGGCTATAGCTTACCTGAATTAGATGTACCACAGGTGGAATTATCGGATCTCATTCCATCAGATTATATCCGTTCGGAAGAACCAGAGCTTCCAGAGGTATCTGAACTGGATATCATGCGTCATTATACAGCATTATCAAAACGTAATCATGGTGTGGATTCCGGTTTTTATCCTTTAGGGTCCTGTACGATGAAGTACAATCCAAAGGTGAATGAAAACGTTGCACGACTGAATGGATTTGCCCATATCAATCCGCTACAAGAAGCAGAAAGTGTTCAAGGCGCGCTTGAACTTATGTATGATCTTCAAGAGCATTTGAAAGAGATCACAGGTATGGATGAGGTGACCCTGCAGCCTGCAGCAGGAGCTCATGGAGAGTGGACCGGTCTTATGATGATCCGTGCTTACCATGAAGCAAATGGTGACACTCACCGTACGAAGGTCATCGTACCGGATTCAGCTCATGGAACGAACCCTGCCAGTGCCACTGTAGCAGGTTTCGAAACAGTAACGGTTAAATCAAACGAGAATGGATTAGTTGATTTGGAAGATCTGAAGCGTGTAGTAGGAGATGATACTGCAGCCCTGATGCTGACCAATCCGAACACTCTTGGTTTATTTGAAGAAAACATTCTGGAAATGGCTGCAATCATTCATGAAGCAGGCGGTAAGCTGTATTATGATGGTGCCAATCTAAATGCAGTATTATCAAAAGCCAGACCTGGGGACATGGGATTTGATGTCGTGCATTTAAATCTTCATAAGACGTTTACGGGCCCTCACGGAGGCGGTGGTCCTGGAAGCGGTCCTGTCGGAGTGAAGGAAGACTTGATTAAATACCTTCCAAAACCGGTCCTGGTGAAAAATGGCGAAAAGTTCGAATTCGATTACAACCGTCCTGATTCAATTGGCCGTGTAAAACCATACTATGGGAACTTTGGTATTAACGTTCGTGCCTATACTTACATCAGAACGATGGGGCCGGACGGACTGAGAGCCGTTACAGAAAACGCAGTCCTGAATGCAAATTACATGATGCGCAGACTGGCTCCTCACTTCGACCTTCCATACGATCGTCATTGTAAGCATGAATTTGTCATCAGTGGAAAACGTCAGAAGAAGCTTGGCGTCCGTACATTGGATATTGCGAAGCGACTACTCGACTTCGGATATCATCCGCCTACGATTTACTTCCCATTAAATGTGGAAGAATGCATGATGATTGAACCAACGGAAACAGAATCGAAAGAAACCCTAGATTCCTTTATAGATGCAATGATCCAAATTGCTAAAGAAGCAGAAGAAACACCGGAAATCGTCCAAGAAGCACCTCATACGACCATCGTCAAACGTATGGACGAAACACTCGCAGCAAGAAAACCAATACTGCGTTATACAAAAGAAAGCTAA
- the gcvPA gene encoding aminomethyl-transferring glycine dehydrogenase subunit GcvPA yields MKHRYLPMTEQDQREMLDSIGVDSVNDLFEDIPEKVRFKGDYKIKEAKSETELVKELTKLAAKNADLKSHTSFLGAGVYDHYMPIIVDHVLSRSEFYTAYTPYQPEISQGELQAIFEFQTMICELTGMDVANSSMYDGGTALAEAAMLSAGQTRRKKVLVSSTVHPESRDVLRSYAKGQYIEVVEIPHNNGVTDVEELKKLMSNEIAAVIVQYPNFFGRVEELKAIEEVTHAEKAMFVVSSNPLALGALTPPGQLGADIVIGDAQPFGIPSAFGGPHCGYFAVNKKLMRKVPGRLVGQTVDEDGIRGFVLTLQAREQHIRRDKATSNICSNQALNALAASVAMTALGKQGVKEMALQNIQKAHYAKEAFKAKGFSIAFEGPTFNEFVVKVNMPVKEINQKLLGKEMIGGYDLGLVDDSLAQHMLVAVTELRSKEEIDAFVAELGDCHE; encoded by the coding sequence ATGAAGCATCGTTATTTACCGATGACAGAGCAAGATCAAAGGGAAATGTTAGACAGCATAGGAGTAGACAGCGTTAACGATCTATTTGAAGATATTCCTGAGAAGGTTCGTTTCAAAGGGGATTACAAAATCAAAGAAGCGAAGTCAGAAACGGAATTGGTAAAAGAACTGACCAAATTGGCAGCGAAGAATGCTGACTTGAAAAGTCACACGTCCTTTTTAGGGGCAGGAGTATACGACCACTACATGCCGATCATCGTGGATCATGTATTATCACGTTCAGAGTTCTATACTGCCTATACTCCTTACCAGCCGGAAATCTCACAAGGGGAACTTCAAGCTATCTTTGAATTTCAAACGATGATTTGTGAGCTGACTGGCATGGATGTAGCCAATTCTTCCATGTACGATGGAGGAACGGCACTAGCAGAAGCAGCTATGCTGAGCGCAGGTCAGACCCGCCGTAAAAAGGTATTGGTTTCAAGTACCGTACATCCGGAATCACGTGATGTTTTACGATCTTATGCAAAAGGTCAATATATCGAAGTGGTGGAAATCCCGCACAATAATGGTGTAACGGACGTGGAAGAACTTAAGAAATTAATGAGCAATGAAATTGCAGCGGTAATCGTTCAATATCCTAACTTCTTCGGCCGGGTGGAAGAACTAAAAGCGATCGAAGAAGTGACTCATGCTGAAAAAGCGATGTTCGTGGTTTCCTCAAACCCACTTGCACTAGGTGCACTTACACCTCCTGGACAATTAGGTGCAGATATCGTCATTGGTGATGCACAGCCATTTGGCATTCCAAGTGCCTTTGGTGGACCTCACTGTGGATACTTTGCCGTGAACAAGAAGCTTATGCGTAAAGTACCGGGCCGTCTTGTTGGTCAAACCGTTGATGAAGATGGAATCCGAGGATTCGTTCTGACTCTTCAAGCGCGTGAGCAGCATATCCGTCGTGATAAAGCAACGTCGAATATTTGTTCAAACCAGGCATTAAATGCACTCGCAGCATCTGTGGCCATGACAGCACTTGGAAAACAGGGCGTCAAAGAGATGGCACTTCAAAATATCCAAAAAGCACATTATGCAAAAGAAGCCTTTAAAGCAAAAGGATTCTCCATTGCATTTGAAGGTCCAACATTCAATGAGTTTGTCGTTAAGGTAAATATGCCTGTCAAAGAAATCAATCAAAAGCTTCTAGGAAAAGAAATGATTGGTGGATACGATCTTGGACTAGTGGATGACAGCTTGGCACAGCACATGCTGGTGGCTGTTACTGAACTTCGCAGCAAAGAAGAAATCGACGCATTCGTAGCAGAACTGGGGGATTGTCATGAATAA
- the gcvT gene encoding glycine cleavage system aminomethyltransferase GcvT, with protein MSELKQTPLYEVYKEYGGKTIDFGGWALPVQFSSIKEEHEAVRSRAGLFDVSHMGEIEVKGEGALDYLQKMMTNDVSKVKDGGAQYTAMCYENGGTVDDLLVYKIKDNDYLLVVNAANIDKDFQWLKEHEVDGVEINNISEHMAQLALQGPLAEQVLQLLTNEHSLSDIGFFKFQTEVNIDDRLALVSRTGYTGEDGFEIYCDAGDAAAIWKAILEAGKDHGVLPCGLGARDTLRFEANLALYGQELSQSITPIEAGIGFAVKVNKEVPFIGQEVLKQQKEEGASRKIVGIEMIDRGIPRHGYKVYSGEEEIGEVTTGTQSPTLKKNVGLALLDKEFTSLDTEVLVEIRGKKLKAKVVSTPFYKRPKK; from the coding sequence ATGTCAGAGTTAAAACAAACACCTTTATACGAAGTGTACAAAGAGTATGGAGGAAAGACCATCGACTTCGGTGGCTGGGCTTTACCAGTGCAATTCTCAAGTATTAAAGAAGAACATGAAGCGGTACGATCCCGGGCTGGACTATTCGACGTTTCTCATATGGGAGAAATTGAAGTGAAGGGTGAAGGGGCTCTTGACTACTTACAAAAAATGATGACAAACGATGTCTCCAAAGTAAAAGACGGAGGGGCTCAGTATACGGCTATGTGCTACGAAAACGGTGGGACGGTCGATGACTTATTAGTTTATAAAATAAAAGATAATGATTATTTGCTCGTTGTCAATGCAGCAAATATAGATAAAGATTTTCAGTGGTTGAAAGAACATGAAGTAGATGGCGTAGAAATCAATAACATCTCTGAACATATGGCGCAATTGGCACTTCAAGGTCCACTTGCCGAACAAGTTTTACAATTACTTACAAACGAACATTCACTAAGCGATATCGGATTTTTTAAATTCCAAACCGAAGTGAATATTGATGATAGACTTGCACTTGTTTCACGTACCGGTTACACAGGGGAAGACGGATTTGAGATCTATTGTGATGCTGGTGATGCGGCTGCGATCTGGAAAGCTATCCTGGAAGCAGGAAAGGACCATGGGGTGCTACCATGCGGACTAGGTGCACGTGATACATTGCGTTTTGAAGCCAATCTTGCACTTTACGGACAAGAATTATCTCAATCCATCACGCCGATCGAAGCGGGGATCGGATTCGCCGTAAAGGTGAATAAAGAGGTTCCATTTATCGGTCAGGAAGTGCTGAAACAGCAAAAGGAAGAAGGGGCTTCAAGAAAAATCGTCGGGATTGAAATGATCGATCGCGGAATTCCCCGTCATGGCTATAAAGTATATTCCGGTGAAGAAGAAATAGGGGAAGTCACAACCGGTACGCAATCACCGACATTAAAGAAAAATGTAGGATTAGCATTACTTGATAAAGAGTTTACTTCTTTAGATACAGAAGTACTGGTTGAAATCAGAGGGAAAAAGTTAAAAGCCAAAGTGGTATCGACACCATTCTATAAAAGACCAAAGAAATAG